A section of the Streptomyces sp. NBC_00178 genome encodes:
- a CDS encoding isopenicillin N synthase family dioxygenase, which produces MDDAIPTIDLGAWRSASPQERRSTATALDRVLRETGMFLLEGHGVPRAAMDDLRARGKEFFALPHDAKKPYAVGASYESGWLERHPGGGVGVPREEGVEPPAAPDLHESFYAGPAHRTGDEAVDRYCYPSNRWPDPVLPGLRPAVDTYTDHMQRVAHSLNELFAQVLGLPDDFFTRRATRATWTQNVSWYPSLNTVGTVASGQMRNGPHTDLGTFTILSRQQGVGGLQAWNEAEGWFAPPYGPDALVVNLGDLMERWTDGRWRALRHRVLAPSPSAPDEELLSLVYFFESDPDTLVEPLAPPVGGGAGMKPVLARRSVLEKLGVHLDATQFPA; this is translated from the coding sequence ATGGATGACGCCATCCCCACCATCGACCTCGGGGCCTGGCGAAGCGCCTCCCCCCAGGAGCGGCGGAGCACCGCGACGGCACTGGACCGGGTGCTCCGCGAGACGGGCATGTTCCTCCTGGAGGGCCACGGCGTGCCGAGGGCGGCGATGGACGATCTACGCGCGCGGGGAAAGGAGTTCTTCGCCCTGCCTCACGACGCCAAGAAGCCGTACGCCGTCGGCGCGTCGTACGAGAGCGGATGGCTGGAGAGACACCCCGGCGGCGGTGTCGGGGTGCCCCGCGAGGAAGGTGTGGAACCGCCCGCGGCACCCGACCTCCACGAATCCTTCTACGCCGGCCCCGCCCATCGGACGGGCGACGAGGCGGTCGACCGCTACTGCTACCCGTCCAACCGCTGGCCCGACCCGGTCCTCCCCGGGCTGCGCCCGGCCGTCGACACGTACACCGATCACATGCAGCGCGTGGCCCACTCCCTCAACGAACTGTTCGCCCAGGTGCTCGGCCTGCCCGACGACTTCTTCACCCGGCGGGCCACCCGCGCCACCTGGACCCAGAACGTCAGCTGGTACCCGTCGCTCAACACCGTGGGGACGGTGGCGAGCGGGCAGATGCGCAACGGCCCGCACACCGATCTCGGCACCTTCACGATCCTCAGCCGGCAGCAGGGTGTGGGCGGCCTGCAGGCGTGGAACGAAGCCGAGGGCTGGTTCGCGCCCCCCTACGGGCCCGACGCGCTGGTGGTGAACCTCGGGGACCTCATGGAGCGGTGGACCGACGGGCGCTGGCGGGCACTGCGCCACCGGGTACTGGCGCCCAGCCCCAGCGCTCCCGACGAGGAACTGCTGTCCCTCGTGTACTTCTTCGAGTCCGACCCGGACACGCTCGTCGAACCCCTGGCCCCGCCCGTCGGCGGGGGCGCGGGGATGAAACCCGTCCTCGCCCGCCGGTCGGTGCTGGAGAAGCTCGGCGTACACCTGGACGCCACCCAGTTCCCGGCCTGA
- a CDS encoding 7-cyano-7-deazaguanine synthase codes for MSKIIAVVSGGIDSVTMAYHLRAQGHELHLLGIDYGQRHRRELACARLAARRLGAPYEEADLSGARGVLRGSSLTDMSVEVPVEGGGAVTGTEGDGVAVPGRPNIVPNRNALLLSAAFALAVVERAEAVAFGIMAEDIGPSDTSLEFLDAFLAMERIATRGHAHPDLNLLAPLAHLRKREVIALGDRLSVPFEDTWTCFRGEELHCGRCASCTERRGAFVTAGVPDPTVYAAEAAAVEEV; via the coding sequence GTGTCGAAGATCATTGCGGTGGTGTCCGGCGGAATCGACTCCGTCACCATGGCCTATCACCTCCGGGCCCAAGGCCACGAGCTGCACTTGCTGGGGATCGACTACGGCCAGCGCCACCGGCGCGAACTCGCCTGCGCCCGACTCGCGGCCCGGCGTCTCGGCGCCCCGTACGAGGAGGCCGACCTCTCCGGGGCTCGTGGGGTCCTGCGCGGGTCCTCCCTCACCGACATGTCCGTCGAGGTCCCGGTCGAGGGCGGCGGCGCCGTCACGGGGACGGAAGGCGACGGCGTCGCCGTCCCGGGCCGCCCCAACATCGTCCCCAACCGCAATGCCCTGCTGCTCTCGGCGGCATTCGCGCTCGCCGTCGTGGAACGAGCCGAGGCCGTGGCCTTCGGGATCATGGCGGAGGACATCGGCCCCTCGGACACCTCGCTGGAGTTCCTGGACGCCTTCCTGGCCATGGAACGCATCGCGACACGCGGTCACGCGCACCCAGACCTGAACCTCCTCGCGCCCTTGGCCCACCTGCGCAAGCGCGAGGTCATCGCGCTCGGCGACCGGCTGTCCGTGCCGTTCGAGGACACCTGGACGTGCTTCCGCGGCGAGGAGCTCCACTGCGGGCGCTGCGCCTCCTGCACCGAGCGCCGCGGGGCATTCGTCACCGCCGGCGTTCCGGACCCCACCGTCTACGCCGCCGAGGCGGCGGCCGTCGAAGAGGTGTGA
- the ectB gene encoding diaminobutyrate--2-oxoglutarate transaminase, protein MNVFEELESEVRSYSRAWPVVFDQARGSWLHDEDGRRYLDFFTGAGALNYGHNPPVLKRALMDYLSRDGVAHSLDMFTVARRHFLEALRETVLAPRDLDYRVVFPGPGGANAVEAALKLARRVTGRTTVVSFTNSFHGMTLGALAVSGNAAKRAAAGVPLTHTVALPYDGYGTDAPELLDRMIGDPGSGLDKPAAVIVETVQGEGGVRAASDEWLRSLAEVCRRHAVLLVVDDVQMGCGRTGPFFSFEDAGIVPDMVCLSKSIGGYGFPLALTLIRPELDVWKPGEHNGTFRGVGPAFVTGAAALRAYWSGNDLEKAVRRSGERLASALGAIADSHSAARLTVSGRGLAMGLGFREAPGADGGDLASRVSTGAFRRGLLVETSGADGSVVKLLPPLTVTESELDQGIDILASAVDAVLHP, encoded by the coding sequence GTGAACGTGTTCGAGGAGCTGGAATCCGAGGTCCGCAGCTACAGCCGGGCGTGGCCCGTGGTCTTCGACCAGGCCCGGGGAAGCTGGCTCCACGACGAGGACGGCCGCCGCTATCTGGACTTCTTCACCGGCGCCGGAGCGCTGAACTACGGCCACAACCCGCCCGTCCTGAAGCGCGCGCTGATGGACTATCTCAGCCGGGACGGCGTCGCTCACTCCCTGGACATGTTCACCGTGGCCCGGAGGCACTTCCTGGAAGCGCTGCGGGAAACGGTTCTCGCTCCCCGCGACCTCGACTACCGCGTGGTCTTTCCCGGACCGGGCGGGGCGAACGCGGTCGAGGCCGCGCTGAAGCTCGCCCGTCGAGTCACCGGCCGCACCACCGTGGTCAGCTTCACGAACTCGTTCCACGGCATGACGCTCGGCGCCCTCGCCGTCAGTGGCAACGCGGCCAAGCGCGCCGCCGCCGGAGTCCCGCTCACGCACACGGTCGCGCTGCCGTACGACGGCTACGGGACCGACGCACCCGAGTTGCTGGACCGCATGATCGGCGATCCCGGCAGCGGCCTGGACAAACCCGCCGCCGTGATCGTGGAGACGGTCCAGGGCGAGGGCGGGGTGCGCGCGGCCTCGGACGAGTGGTTGCGCTCCCTCGCCGAGGTCTGCCGCCGGCACGCCGTGCTGCTCGTCGTGGACGACGTGCAGATGGGCTGCGGCCGCACGGGGCCGTTCTTCAGCTTCGAGGACGCCGGGATCGTCCCGGACATGGTGTGCCTGTCGAAGTCCATCGGCGGCTATGGCTTTCCCCTGGCGCTGACGCTGATCCGCCCCGAACTCGACGTCTGGAAGCCCGGCGAACACAACGGCACGTTCCGCGGCGTGGGCCCCGCTTTCGTCACCGGCGCCGCGGCCCTGCGGGCCTACTGGTCGGGCAACGACCTTGAGAAGGCCGTGCGCCGCTCAGGCGAACGCCTCGCATCCGCCCTGGGGGCGATCGCCGACAGCCACAGCGCCGCCCGGCTCACCGTCAGCGGCCGGGGTCTCGCCATGGGGCTCGGCTTCCGGGAAGCCCCCGGGGCCGACGGCGGTGATCTGGCCTCCCGGGTCTCCACAGGGGCGTTCCGCCGGGGACTCCTGGTCGAGACCTCCGGCGCGGACGGCTCCGTCGTCAAACTCCTGCCCCCGCTCACCGTCACCGAGAGCGAGCTGGACCAGGGCATCGACATCCTCGCCTCGGCCGTCGACGCGGTCCTGCATCCCTGA
- a CDS encoding ATP-grasp domain-containing protein, which produces MTTSPPAVILVDPVRQHGKPFKTAVRELGYSVVSLYTNEFLASPDGHADGDDLSFYSADPLEAERLITASGVDARAVVPCLEPAVHLTDVLAHRLGLPGNDHTLARARRDKSVMRAHAADAGVRIPEFRLVHSADDIAAAAREVGFPVIVKPTMGAGSQGVCVYSTAADLEGREPPAAHDIYHEPVRAWLVERYVRGREFAVNFFSADGEHRFVDMWEYRRPDDSDYDFPLWDIVQAGPDHADRARVEEYTRSVLDAFGIRRGPSHTEVKCTPDGVYLIEVGARLSGGPAVDLWTAHGGLRPFHDTIACYLGQRPALFDRPAGFPVRLGSVVVHNEQGPGTLVAVHGAEQAAALPGVDNVELGYAPGEYVPATNDNVSIPFSATVHGADPEAVLATLAAIRSLVRVETRPDLPQHVTDVTTAAH; this is translated from the coding sequence ATGACCACCAGCCCACCCGCGGTAATCCTTGTGGATCCGGTGCGGCAGCACGGGAAGCCCTTCAAGACCGCTGTCCGTGAACTCGGTTACTCCGTCGTCTCCCTGTACACCAACGAATTCCTCGCCTCCCCGGACGGCCACGCCGACGGCGACGACCTGTCCTTCTACTCCGCTGACCCGCTGGAGGCCGAGCGACTCATCACCGCCTCGGGCGTCGACGCACGGGCGGTGGTTCCCTGCCTGGAACCCGCGGTGCACCTGACCGACGTGCTGGCTCACCGGCTCGGTCTGCCCGGCAACGACCACACCCTCGCCCGCGCGCGACGGGACAAGTCGGTGATGCGGGCACACGCCGCCGACGCCGGTGTCCGGATCCCGGAGTTCCGACTCGTCCACTCGGCCGACGACATAGCGGCGGCGGCCCGCGAGGTGGGATTCCCGGTCATCGTCAAACCCACGATGGGCGCCGGCTCCCAGGGTGTGTGTGTCTACTCCACCGCCGCCGACCTGGAGGGGCGGGAGCCACCGGCCGCCCACGACATCTACCACGAGCCCGTACGCGCCTGGCTCGTCGAACGCTACGTGCGAGGACGGGAGTTCGCAGTCAACTTCTTCAGTGCGGACGGTGAGCACCGGTTCGTCGACATGTGGGAGTACCGTCGTCCGGACGACTCAGACTACGACTTCCCCCTCTGGGACATCGTCCAGGCCGGACCCGACCACGCCGACCGCGCACGCGTGGAGGAGTACACCCGCAGCGTCCTGGACGCGTTCGGCATCCGGCGGGGCCCCAGCCACACGGAGGTCAAGTGCACCCCCGACGGCGTCTATCTGATCGAGGTAGGAGCCCGGCTCTCGGGCGGCCCGGCCGTCGACCTGTGGACCGCCCACGGCGGGCTGCGCCCCTTCCACGACACGATCGCCTGCTACCTCGGGCAGCGGCCGGCCCTGTTCGACCGGCCGGCCGGCTTCCCGGTCCGCCTCGGCTCGGTCGTCGTGCACAACGAGCAAGGCCCGGGCACCCTCGTCGCAGTTCACGGAGCCGAGCAGGCCGCCGCCCTCCCCGGGGTGGACAACGTCGAACTCGGCTATGCGCCCGGCGAGTACGTCCCGGCGACCAACGACAACGTCAGTATTCCCTTCAGCGCCACCGTCCACGGAGCCGACCCCGAAGCCGTCCTCGCCACCCTGGCCGCCATCAGGTCCCTGGTGCGGGTGGAGACGCGGCCGGACCTGCCCCAGCACGTCACCGACGTGACCACGGCAGCCCACTGA
- a CDS encoding 7-carboxy-7-deazaguanine synthase QueE: MTVQGEGRSLGRRCGFLRLGGCNLSCRWCDTPYTWDWQGTSDSGVRYDPRTELHRRSVASVAEELLGLGVDLIVISGGEPLSQQVRLLPLVDILLDAGMEVEFETNGTRVPHERLVRPGLRFNVSPKLSHAGDPAERRIVPQALRRFAVTPGTTFKFVCRTTADLDEVAALVADHGIDSVWIMPEGQSPDEINRHMKEIVSSVIDRGWNVTTRLHTLVWGHERGV, translated from the coding sequence TTGACCGTCCAGGGAGAGGGACGGTCGCTCGGCCGCAGGTGCGGCTTCCTGCGGCTCGGCGGCTGCAACCTGTCCTGCCGCTGGTGCGACACGCCCTACACCTGGGACTGGCAGGGCACCAGCGACAGCGGCGTTCGCTACGACCCCAGGACCGAACTGCACCGGCGATCGGTCGCGTCGGTCGCCGAGGAACTCCTGGGACTCGGTGTCGACCTCATCGTGATCTCCGGAGGGGAACCCCTGAGCCAGCAGGTGCGCCTGCTGCCCCTGGTCGACATCCTCCTCGACGCCGGCATGGAGGTGGAGTTCGAGACCAACGGGACACGCGTCCCCCACGAGCGGCTGGTGCGGCCCGGCCTACGCTTCAACGTCTCGCCGAAGCTGTCGCACGCCGGCGACCCGGCCGAGCGGCGCATCGTCCCGCAGGCACTGCGACGGTTCGCCGTCACACCGGGGACCACCTTCAAGTTCGTCTGCCGCACCACCGCGGACCTGGACGAGGTGGCCGCGCTCGTGGCCGACCACGGCATCGACTCGGTGTGGATCATGCCCGAGGGGCAGAGCCCCGACGAAATCAACAGACATATGAAGGAAATCGTCTCCTCGGTCATCGACCGGGGATGGAACGTGACCACCCGGCTGCACACGCTGGTCTGGGGACATGAGAGAGGCGTCTGA
- a CDS encoding LacI family DNA-binding transcriptional regulator, which translates to MASARRPTLADVAREVGVSAKTVSRVLNEDGPSSPETRKRVLAAVARLGFQPNLMARSIRVGGPDTTVGLVVPDLGNPFFGAVAGGIEEAVRDRGLTLLMGSSADDPEREHTLIRTFLARRVSVLMVAPAVGADHAHLKAHRSAGMPVIFLDRPGSGLTADTVVSSNRSGTREGTAHLISGGHRRIGFIGDLPARLYTRRERVAGYRAALADSGLPYDRALVADAHDPEGAARATARLLALPEPPTALVSGNNVMSTGVLTELARGRRRDVAVVAFDDVPMAAILEPGLTVVAQNPAAMGEVAGAVAVERLDGDRSRARTIMVETRLVHRGSGELPPPRR; encoded by the coding sequence ATGGCATCGGCCCGCAGACCGACACTCGCCGACGTGGCCCGCGAGGTGGGTGTCAGTGCCAAAACGGTCTCCCGGGTCCTCAACGAGGACGGCCCCAGCTCCCCGGAGACCAGGAAGCGGGTGCTCGCCGCAGTTGCCAGACTCGGCTTCCAGCCCAACCTGATGGCCAGGAGCATCCGCGTCGGAGGGCCCGACACCACCGTCGGACTGGTGGTGCCGGACCTCGGCAACCCGTTCTTCGGCGCCGTCGCCGGGGGCATCGAGGAGGCGGTACGCGACCGCGGGCTGACGCTGCTGATGGGGTCCTCCGCCGACGACCCCGAGCGCGAGCACACGCTGATCCGTACGTTCCTGGCCCGCCGGGTCAGCGTCCTCATGGTGGCGCCCGCGGTGGGCGCCGACCACGCCCATCTCAAGGCGCACCGGTCGGCGGGCATGCCGGTCATCTTCCTGGACCGGCCGGGCAGCGGCCTGACGGCCGACACGGTCGTCAGTTCCAACCGCTCCGGCACGCGGGAGGGGACCGCCCACCTGATCTCCGGCGGACACCGGCGGATCGGATTCATCGGCGACCTCCCGGCCCGGCTCTACACCCGCCGCGAGCGCGTCGCCGGATACCGCGCGGCGCTCGCCGACTCGGGCCTGCCCTACGACCGGGCCCTGGTCGCCGACGCCCACGACCCGGAGGGTGCCGCGCGGGCGACAGCACGGCTGCTCGCCCTGCCGGAGCCACCGACGGCCCTGGTGTCCGGCAACAACGTCATGTCCACCGGCGTACTCACGGAACTCGCCCGCGGCCGGCGCAGGGACGTCGCGGTCGTCGCGTTCGACGACGTCCCCATGGCCGCCATTCTGGAACCCGGGCTCACCGTCGTGGCACAGAACCCCGCGGCAATGGGTGAGGTGGCGGGCGCCGTCGCGGTCGAACGCCTCGACGGCGACCGTTCGCGAGCCCGCACGATCATGGTCGAGACCCGCCTGGTCCACCGCGGCTCCGGCGAGCTCCCACCGCCACGGAGGTGA
- the queD gene encoding 6-carboxytetrahydropterin synthase QueD — protein MTLHITKRFDFSASHRLEGLPESHQCARLHGHNYAVELQLSAERSALTSTGFVRDYGDLSVFKKWLDDTLDHRHLNDVFDENPTAENLAVWMFGQWEKDFPELTAVRVSETPKTWAEYRP, from the coding sequence ATGACCTTGCACATCACCAAGCGATTCGACTTCTCCGCCAGTCACCGGCTCGAGGGCCTGCCGGAGAGCCACCAGTGTGCACGTCTGCACGGACACAACTACGCGGTGGAACTCCAACTGAGCGCCGAGCGTTCCGCGCTGACGAGCACCGGCTTCGTCCGCGACTACGGCGACCTCTCGGTGTTCAAGAAGTGGCTCGACGACACCCTCGACCACCGTCACCTCAACGACGTCTTCGACGAGAACCCGACCGCAGAGAACCTCGCCGTCTGGATGTTCGGGCAGTGGGAGAAGGACTTCCCAGAACTGACGGCGGTCCGCGTCTCGGAGACCCCCAAGACCTGGGCGGAGTACCGGCCCTGA
- the folE gene encoding GTP cyclohydrolase I translates to MNTVVPRTGAEESGADPLVDLAQRLLKEIGEDPDRDGLRQTPERFARWWREFIDYDPGTIDTLFETTTTSQMVVVSDIRVWSLCEHHLLPFNCSVDIAYRPTHRLLGLSKFARVAHRHAHRLQVQERLVADIAQEVADITETQDVAVIAKGEHLCMTMRGIKASAEMTSTAFLGAFGDDSTLRSELFALLRS, encoded by the coding sequence ATGAACACCGTCGTACCGCGGACCGGAGCCGAGGAGAGCGGCGCCGACCCGCTCGTGGACCTGGCGCAACGCCTGCTCAAGGAGATCGGGGAGGACCCCGACCGGGACGGGCTGCGACAGACGCCCGAACGGTTCGCGCGCTGGTGGCGTGAGTTCATCGACTACGATCCCGGAACCATCGACACCCTCTTCGAGACCACGACCACCAGCCAGATGGTGGTGGTCTCGGACATCCGGGTGTGGTCGCTGTGCGAACACCACCTCCTCCCGTTCAACTGCTCGGTCGACATCGCGTACCGGCCCACCCACCGGCTCCTCGGCCTGTCGAAGTTCGCCCGGGTGGCCCACCGCCACGCCCACCGCCTCCAGGTGCAGGAGCGGCTGGTCGCCGACATCGCCCAGGAGGTGGCGGACATCACGGAGACCCAGGACGTCGCGGTGATCGCCAAGGGGGAGCACCTCTGCATGACGATGCGCGGCATCAAGGCCAGCGCCGAGATGACCTCCACCGCGTTCCTCGGAGCGTTCGGCGACGACAGCACCCTGCGCAGCGAACTGTTCGCACTGCTGCGCTCGTGA
- a CDS encoding helix-turn-helix transcriptional regulator has product MSSSPIPVVLYGGDLLTRAGVMAHIGHQRGISLLLDRNRAADGPARGVALVLDDRLDAPSVTRLRKVTSDHAKRVVLVVDELDENRLNIVVEAGISAVVWRHQATPAGLVKAIQATARNEGNMPGDLLRRLLTHLERRAQGTALSTVATGRPTGRELNVLELVAHGLATKEIAEQLGYSERTIKGVLHDTMTRLHLRNRAHAVAYAIREGYM; this is encoded by the coding sequence ATGTCGTCATCTCCCATCCCCGTCGTGCTGTACGGCGGAGACCTCCTCACCCGTGCGGGTGTGATGGCCCACATAGGCCATCAACGCGGGATATCCCTGCTCCTGGACAGGAATCGTGCTGCCGACGGCCCCGCGCGCGGCGTGGCCTTGGTGCTGGACGACCGGCTGGACGCCCCATCGGTCACCAGATTGCGCAAGGTGACCTCGGACCACGCGAAACGCGTGGTGCTGGTGGTCGACGAGCTCGATGAGAACCGCTTGAACATAGTTGTCGAGGCAGGTATCTCAGCGGTCGTCTGGCGCCATCAGGCCACGCCCGCCGGACTGGTGAAAGCCATTCAGGCCACGGCCCGCAACGAGGGGAACATGCCGGGGGATCTGCTCCGTCGGCTCCTCACCCACCTCGAGCGCCGGGCGCAGGGCACGGCTCTGAGCACGGTGGCGACCGGCCGCCCCACCGGCCGCGAACTGAACGTGCTGGAACTGGTGGCGCATGGACTGGCGACCAAGGAGATAGCGGAGCAGCTGGGTTACTCCGAGCGCACCATCAAGGGCGTCCTGCACGACACGATGACCCGCCTGCACCTGCGCAATCGCGCGCACGCGGTCGCATACGCCATCCGGGAGGGCTACATGTGA
- a CDS encoding ATP-binding cassette domain-containing protein yields MTGPASPRNPSAGEPGDVPAGVAELPPAPVPVLSARGLVKRYGHVTAIDEADFELLPGEVLAVIGDNGAGKTSLIKALTGALVPDAGEIRLHGRPIRFGGPQDARAHGIETVYQDLAVAASMDITSNMFLGREIRRPGALGSVLRMLDKKAMRKEAAAHLAELKVGVGQLSQSVETLSGGQRQAVAVARAAAWARSVVVMDEPTAALGVKESGQVLDLIRRVRDKGIPVILISHNMPHVFEIADRIHVHRLGRREAVIKPSDHSMAEVVAIMTGALTVRPDGGTVVADSDAASAAGVRGS; encoded by the coding sequence ATGACCGGGCCCGCCTCCCCCCGGAACCCGAGTGCGGGCGAGCCCGGCGACGTACCCGCCGGCGTGGCAGAGCTCCCGCCGGCGCCCGTGCCCGTGCTCAGCGCCCGCGGCCTGGTCAAGCGCTACGGGCACGTCACCGCGATCGACGAGGCGGACTTCGAACTGCTGCCCGGTGAGGTGCTGGCCGTCATCGGCGACAACGGCGCCGGGAAGACGAGTCTGATCAAGGCGCTCACCGGCGCCTTGGTGCCGGACGCCGGGGAGATCCGGCTGCACGGCAGACCGATCCGGTTCGGCGGTCCGCAGGACGCGCGGGCGCACGGCATCGAGACGGTGTACCAGGACCTCGCCGTCGCCGCGTCCATGGACATCACCTCCAACATGTTCCTCGGCCGTGAGATCCGCCGGCCGGGTGCGCTCGGATCGGTCCTGCGCATGCTCGACAAGAAGGCGATGCGCAAGGAGGCGGCCGCGCACCTGGCCGAACTCAAGGTCGGGGTCGGACAGCTGAGCCAGTCCGTCGAGACCCTGTCCGGCGGCCAGCGCCAGGCGGTCGCGGTGGCCCGGGCGGCCGCCTGGGCACGCAGCGTCGTCGTGATGGACGAGCCCACGGCCGCCCTGGGCGTCAAGGAGTCGGGCCAGGTGCTCGACCTCATCCGCCGGGTACGGGACAAGGGCATCCCCGTGATCCTCATCAGCCACAACATGCCGCACGTCTTCGAGATCGCCGACCGCATCCACGTGCACCGGCTCGGCAGGCGCGAAGCCGTGATCAAGCCGTCCGACCACTCCATGGCCGAAGTGGTGGCCATCATGACCGGGGCACTCACCGTGCGTCCGGACGGGGGTACGGTCGTGGCGGACAGTGACGCGGCCTCGGCAGCCGGGGTGCGCGGGAGCTGA
- a CDS encoding ABC transporter permease: MTATTSLAVRAKDPAALRRLLTAPAAGPLAALILASVFFSLSTEQFLSGGNFSLVLQQVMVVGTLAIGQTLIILTAGIDLSCGAVMAFGGILIAKTAVEGPLPPLLAIALGILACGAFGLANGLLVRAVPLPPFIVTLGMLNVAFALTHIYSAEETVTGLPEPLTFLGRTFPLGRTDVTYGSLVTIALFLGFAYALSSTAWGRHVYALGNSSESARLSGIRVNRLTVGVYAIAGLVYGIAALLLVSRTGVGDPQAGQTDNLDSITAVVLGGTSLFGGRGTVLGTFVGVLIVGIFRNGLQLMGVSSVYQTLVTGVLVILAVTVDQLSRKGTR, translated from the coding sequence GTGACCGCAACCACCTCCCTCGCCGTCCGCGCCAAGGACCCGGCAGCGCTGCGCCGGCTCCTCACCGCCCCCGCCGCCGGGCCGCTCGCGGCCCTGATCCTCGCCTCGGTCTTCTTCTCCCTCAGCACCGAACAGTTCCTGTCCGGCGGCAACTTCTCGCTGGTCCTCCAGCAGGTCATGGTCGTCGGAACGCTCGCCATCGGCCAGACACTGATCATCCTCACCGCCGGAATCGACCTCTCCTGCGGCGCGGTCATGGCGTTCGGCGGCATCCTCATCGCCAAGACGGCAGTAGAAGGGCCCCTGCCCCCGCTGCTCGCCATCGCCCTCGGGATCCTGGCCTGCGGTGCGTTCGGTCTGGCCAACGGGCTGCTCGTGCGGGCCGTTCCGCTGCCGCCGTTCATCGTGACGCTGGGCATGCTCAACGTGGCCTTCGCCCTGACCCACATCTACTCCGCCGAGGAGACGGTCACCGGCCTGCCGGAACCCCTCACCTTCCTGGGCCGCACCTTCCCCCTCGGCCGGACCGACGTCACCTACGGGTCGCTGGTCACCATCGCCCTCTTCCTCGGCTTCGCCTACGCCCTGAGCAGCACCGCCTGGGGCCGGCACGTCTACGCACTCGGCAACAGCTCCGAGAGCGCCCGCCTCAGCGGCATCCGCGTCAACCGGCTCACGGTCGGCGTCTACGCGATCGCCGGACTCGTCTACGGCATCGCGGCCCTGCTGCTGGTGTCACGGACCGGGGTCGGCGACCCGCAGGCGGGACAGACGGACAACCTCGACAGCATCACGGCCGTCGTCCTCGGCGGTACCAGCCTGTTCGGCGGGCGCGGGACCGTGCTCGGCACCTTCGTCGGCGTACTCATCGTGGGCATCTTCCGCAACGGCCTCCAGCTGATGGGGGTTTCGTCCGTCTACCAGACGCTGGTCACAGGCGTCCTCGTGATCCTGGCGGTCACCGTCGACCAGCTCTCACGAAAGGGGACCCGATGA